In Oryzias melastigma strain HK-1 linkage group LG18, ASM292280v2, whole genome shotgun sequence, one DNA window encodes the following:
- the ltb4r gene encoding leukotriene B4 receptor 1 has translation MASTGNTSFPQPSSNSMSTSAQVGFAILTLAFLLGFPGNLFVVWSVLCRVKKRSVTCLLVLNLAMADAFVLLSAPLFLRYLAGGRGWEFGSAACKLVHYLSSVNMYVSIYLICLMSMDRWLAVSRPFVSQRMRTKRSLLVLLLGVWVLAFLLSLPMPFYRSNLEIPMGNGRTVHHCILYHWKSIPHQVFQYLFETIMGCIVPFSLISTCYSSVICRLQGAMFQSKGRGTRLILLIISAFAIFWLPYHIVNIIQVAGLLQNSDSVIKAAKTARPNVTAFAYFSSAINPVLYVFAGSSHIRMAGFSFMGRLFEATNSESRSTSVFSRGRSSSSPDESSVLHTMSVKFGKTFKSKSKERSGSVAGREANEPELKTLATVDQNE, from the exons ATGGCGTCCACTGGAAACACGTCTTTCCCGCAGCCCTCCTCCAACTCCATGAGCACCTCCGCCCAGGTCGGCTTCGCCATCCTGACTCTGGCCTTCCTGCTGGGCTTTCCCGGGAACTTGTTTGTGGTGTGGTCGGTGCTCTGCCGCGTGAAGAAGCGCTCGGTGACGTGTCTGTTGGTGTTGAACCTGGCGATGGCAGACGCCTTCGTCCTGCTGAGCGCCCCGCTTTTCCTCAGATACCTGGCTGGAGGACGGGGCTGGGAGTTTGGCTCAGCGGCGTGCAAGCTGGTGCATTACCTGTCAAGTGTGAACATGTATGTGTCCATTTACCTGATCTGCCTGATGAGCATGGACCGCTGGCTGGCTGTCTCCAGGCCTTTTGTGTCTCAAAGAATGAGGACCAAGCGCTCGCTCCTGGTTCTCTTGCTGGGAGTTTGGGTCTTAGCGTTTCTGCTGTCACTGCCGATGCCATTTTACCGCAG TAATTTGGAAATACCGATGGGGAACGGCAGGACTGTGCACCATTGCATCCTCTATCACTGGAAAAGCATCCCTCACCAGGTTTTCCAGTACCTGTTTGAGACCATCATGGGCTGCATTGTGCCCTTTTCACTCATCAGTACCTGTTACTCGTCCGTCATTTGCCGCCTGCAGGGCGCCATGTTCCAGAGCAAAGGGAGGGGCACCCGCCTCATCCTTCTCATCATCTCGGCTTTCGCCATTTTCTGGCTGCCTTATCACATTGTCAACATCATTCAG GTGGCTGGCCTCCTGCAGAACAGTGACTCAGTGATCAAGGCTGCTAAGACAGCACGGCCTAATGTCACAGCCTTCGCATACTTCAGCAGCGCCATCAACCCGGTCCTCTATGTTTTCGCCGGGAGCTCCCACATCCGTATGGCTGGGTTCAGTTTCATGGGCAGGCTGTTCGAAGCCACCAACTCTGAGAGCAGAAGCACATCTGTCTTCAGCCGCGGCCGCAGCAGCTCCTCTCCAGATGAGAGTTCTGTCCTGCACACAATGTCGGTTAAATTTGGGAAGACTTTTAAGAGCAAGAGCAAGGAGAGGAGCGGCAGCGTGGCGGGCAGGGAGGCCAACGAGCCGGAGCTGAAGACTCTGGCCACTGTTGATCAGAATGAATAA
- the ltb4r2a gene encoding leukotriene B4 receptor 2a, whose product MNLGNHSHSTHNESIVDSTAGTNMGALILSLVFIVGFPGNIFVIWSILARARKQSITTLLILNLACADGSLMALTPFFIVYLIMKNWVIGDLMCKILFYLCLLNMYASIYLIMLMSVYRLVSVIWPQRVSKITGKRTIRRVLAVTWVLVMVASIPALVFRQVRCKKGTNIFVCDSFHDEDNHVVLQYMMEIVLGFLIPYGVILVSYICILRRIRQTKFRRRVRSEKLILAIVLTFCLFWLPYHVVNVLKVAWALCKDETMKTKLDMIGQRSRAVTSSIAFISSSINPILYFFAGKSYIRREGLAFMARLFEGTGFDSTRKSRQNSQNSRDKDKDADVRLKDKDLDSVSNSVSNAVTNSVCYVSPEKLMK is encoded by the exons ATGAACCTCGGAAACCATTCCCACTCGACTCACAATGAGAGCATCGTGGACAGTACGGCTGGCACAAACATGGGCGCCCTCATCCTGAGCCTCGTCTTCATCGTGGGATTCCCTGGAAACATCTTTGTCATCTGGAGCATCCTGGCCCGAGCCAGAAAGCAGTCCATCACCACCCTGCTCATCCTCAACCTGGCATGTGCCGATGGTTCTCTGATGGCTCTCACTCCGTTCTTCATCGTCTACCTGATCATGAAGAACTGGGTAATCGGGGATTTGATGTGCAAAATCCTCTTCTACCTCTGTTTGCTCAACATGTACGCCTCCATTTACCTCATCATGCTGATGAGCGTCTACCGGCTGGTGTCGGTCATTTGGCCCCAGCGAGTCAGCAAAATCACCGGGAAGAGGACGATCAGGCGGGTACTCGCGGTGACGTGGGTGCTCGTCATGGTCGCTTCCATTCCTGCACTTGTCTTCCGACAAGTCCGATGCAAGAAAGGAACTAACATCTTTGTGTGTGATTCATTTCACGATGAAGACAATCAT GTGGTTCTTCAGTACATGATGGAGATTGTGTTGGGATTTCTGATCCCGTATGGGGTCATCTTGGTCAGTTACATTTGTATCTTGCGGCGGATTCGACAGACTAAGTTCCGCCGCCGCGTTCGCAGTGAGAAGCTCATCCTGGCCATCGTGTTGACCTTCTGCCTCTTCTGGCTGCCCTACCATGTGGTCAACGTCTTGAAG GTTGCCTGGGCTTTGTGTAAAGACGAAACCATGAAGACCAA ACTTGACATGATAGGGCAAAGGAGCCGCGCTGTCACCTCATCGATCGCCTTCATCAGCAGCTCCATCAACCCCATACTTTACTTCTTCGCCGGGAAGTCGTACATCCGGCGGGAAGGACTGGCCTTCATGGCCCGTCTGTTCGAAGGAACGGGATTTGACTCCACGCGGAAAAGTCGGCAGAACAGTCAGAACAGCCGGGACAAAGACAAGGACGCGGATGTCAGGCTCAAAGACAAAGATCTCGACTCGGTTTCCAACTCGGTTTCTAACGCCGTCACAAACTCAGTTTGTTACGTTAGTCCAGAGAAACTTATGAAATAG